In the Doryrhamphus excisus isolate RoL2022-K1 unplaced genomic scaffold, RoL_Dexc_1.0 HiC_scaffold_26, whole genome shotgun sequence genome, TTCAATAAAGGCATTTCAATAAAGGCATTTAAATAAAGGCAttcaaataaagaaagaaaaggacAGAAAACCACATATACGAATAAttgatattaaattaattataattttcaaGATGATCAGTACTGATATTctgtaaaatgttgttttagccCCTTCTGATTTTTCCCCATACAGAGTGCTGACCGCATGTttcaaaataattgaaaattatCAAATCTGATTGAACCGTGTTTGTTATTGAGATTGaagaaaaaatgaagatatttcaaagtttttttgtttgagttAAAAAACATGACTCTTGTGGTTATGAGTCTTTACGAACATTTTTGCTGAGCCCTGAATCATGAATCTCAGTGCCCCGAGTGAAATTAAGAGAGATGTTctcaaaataatttcatttcttAAATGAACCGGTCAGATGGTAAATTTGTGTatcttttgaaaaattaaaagataaaacacTCCCTTTTTCTTGACATACACAATTTCTGGTGAATCATAGCGATTATTTGACAGTTACCACTTTTATACACATCAAACTGTCAAACTGTCAAAAAAACTACCAAAAATGTGACAGATAACTATGATTGACAGAAAATTGTTTCTACATAGATAGTTTTCGAATAAAAATCTTTGTCTTAatatgaaatatctttgtattaTAATCTAAATTAAAAATCCGCTAAATTTACCATGAAAACTTTTACCATAAAAACTTTTACCATAAACATCAGACATTCTGACATGTCCATAAAAGTATTAGAATAAGTTTTTGGCAGCTCttataaataaaacagtttTACAATATCCATGAgaatatttcttcttctttctattgTGCTATCAGAAACAAGACTCTATTTTCTTGGAATAATCAAAAATATTGAGCAAATCATAGAGAATGATGAGAATAATATTTACACAGGTGCCGAGAACAATTTCATGATATTCGAAAGGTCATTAAGGAAATGTCTTGAAAAGAAACCAACCAAAAAGAAATTCACGATTCGTGCACGTACGAATGCGCTGCCAGACTTGGTCACCTCTGACAAGATCGAATCTTATACAGACAGATTGTTCAGATACAAGAATGTTTCTGTCAAATGTCATCAAAAAAATGAATCAGGatttgttataaaaatattctTGGAGGTGTCAGAGGATTTCTTCAATTATTTCTCTCAAATTATAACAGAAACACTCGTGAATCAACAGAATCAAGAAGATGCAACAAATTGGAACGAGACACTTGAGAAATGTGGTGGTTACTGTAAGATATTGCAGATGCTTGAAAGAAATGAATATTTCTTCGATCATTACCGCTACATTTGCGCATTTGTATTACAAAAGATGCTTGAGGATAATGAATCATTGTACACGCTCGGCATTGCTGCTCATTGGAAAAAGCTTGTAAAAAAATTGCAGAAGCAGCCAGTGGTATATTATTGCTCAGCCTCGATGCCCGAAAACAATTTTCATTCGAATATATCTAATTTTCATTCGAACATATCTAATTTTCATTCGAATATATCTGATCAAGGCTGGTCGATCAATATAGTAGACTCAGATCTGAAAGATGGTTTAAAAAGACGTATGCCGGTCATAATGTTCATACAcgaatcgtttttttttcatattttcgaATCACAAAAATATTCGAAATGTAAAATGATCAATTTGGAATACCTGTTTCTTGAATATGAGAATTTGGAGCAGGAATACCGAAGATCTAAAAATGTCACGGTCGAGCAAAGTGACAAAGACCCATTCAGAGCAAAGATAGCCacaattgaaaaaatatgtCCGTTTTTAAAGGAGCTCACCCTAATAGATCATAACTCTAAACAGAAGGTTCCTTTCAAAGTTACCAAAAGATATTCAGAACGAAAAGTAGAATCGTGTGATTTCGTTGTTTTTAAAGAGGTGCATTCGATGCAATTACAAGAATGGAGACACAGATTTAAAAAAGTATCAAACATAGTTATAAGAGATTCAGATGAACCACTGCATGTATTGGAAGAATTGAAAGATGTGGTGGCCGATACGACAACTCTTGAATTTCAAAATTGTTCATTCTTTGATCTGACAGAATCGTGGTTGTTTGCCATCGAATTTCGTTTTAGGAACATTTGTTTCACCAATATCAGGTTGGTTGACTGTAAATCGAAGGGCGGGATGTACAATGATGAAAATATACTGATGTTGACCGAGAATCACTTCTACGATAATTTGAATacgaaaaatgttgaaattatcAGAAAAACACCTATGGATTGTTTGATCTAGTAAACTAGTTTGATCTTttgatttttcatcaaaaatttaCCGTTTCTtatagaataataattataaaataatttttgagtgttattaaaaatattttacaaaaaattattttaaagaaaCAGCGAAATTTTGATAGTATTCTATATTTTGTTTGCAATTTTGTTAATTTGAGCAATTGTCTTTCTCAGCATAAACCTTGTCTAAAAAATAATCGGATCCTGAAAtgctatttcatttttttcagaaatataaaATGCAAATTCTTGATTCAgcctttatatttttaaaaatgccttCTTTTCCTCCGATCTAATTCGaatttttcttctcatttaaAGTCTTCTGGATCGTTTGAAAAATTCTATATTTCACTGTCAAACGGTTTGAAAATTTAAACGGCTTGATtgtggtaattttttgaaatcccttacttacaaaaaaataataattttcaaccCCTTCAGCACAACTCAGCACAGTCAATCACTCTTTTTTACTTGCATTCAATACATTCAATAATAtcaagttttcaaaaaatatattttaaattatgtcAGATCTACAGAAACCATCTAAGAAGATTGTCACCGCCCTGTTACAATGTTCATGTCACTTAGGCGGTAACACCTCAGATATTCACATGCGCCCATATATTTTTGGTATTCGTACTGATAAAATATCAGTTATTGATACTGATATGATGTGGAAGAAAATGATATTGGCTGCAAGAGCCTTTCTTTCTATAAATGATCCTAAAAATATTGTGGTTGTTTCTAACAAATCTTTTGGTAGAAAAGCCGTTCTTAAATTCTGTGAATCTACAGGGGCAACAGCCATAACTGGTAGATTTATTCCTGGTGGTTTTTCCAATTTCGAAAGACCTAATTGTTCAGAACCAAAATTGTTATTGGCAGCAGATGCTTTCTCTGATTCACAAACAATACAAGAATGTGCGAAAACTAAAACACCTGTTATTGCTTTTTGTAATACAGATAATTCTTTACATTTTATTGATTTGGCTATTCCTATGAACAACCGGTCACCATCAGCATTGGGTGcaggtttttatattttatcaagaattattttatatatgaaaAATGGTGAAGCATTAGATGATAATTTAAGAAATGGTATAGAATCTTTCATTTATAGAGATTCTAATGAGTTGGAGGCACTTTATCAAGAGGCTAAAAGGGAACAGCAGGCTAATATTACCATGCAAGGGGAGAATATTGCACGAAACTGAATGAACGTTCGTTTTTCTGaaaattatagtatttttttaaacatgtcgtacttatttttgagaaaattcaaaaaatacGTAAAATTTTTATTGAACACTCTATGCAAAATATTTAcgttaaatgaaaaataatttctgcaaaatatttacgtaatatgaaatatattttattttacgtaAATTCACTTATATGGATTGGCTCTGAAAGATTTCTCAAGTAACATAGTTTGTTTCTTTCCtttgaaatactttttaataatattatcataaataaTTTCTTGATTGCCACTTTCATCTTTTAATActttatcaaatatttttaaccAGGCCATGATATTGAATGGTGTGGTGTTTATGAGTGCCAGTTCTTTCATGTTTGAAACGTTTTTTAGAAATGGTTCGTAATTTTCTAAGATAAATATCGTTTTTTCTATCATTTCTTCTTTCGTTTTACAAATGAACCCGTTCATTTCATCAAATACCGGTAAATGAATGCCGCCTGCATCACTGACAATAATTGGTTTTTGATGGAGGAGTGCTTCTGTTACTTTCACTTCGAATCCTTCATTtttagaaagttgaaatattatttttgcttttgtcaTGAGAAGATTGAGGCATTGATCTAAAGGTGGTACTTTTACTAGTTTGACACGGTCTTTTATCCTTTTGAATCTTTCTTGTTGTAGAAATGCTACCATGTAATTAAAGACAGAGGTGCCCTCAGGATCATCTACTGAGCCGTGACCGGCGAGAATCAGATgcagctgtttgtttttgttcttgtcattgaaatgttgtttttcactATTACTTTTACCATTGTTCTGATTGTTTGAATTTGCTTCAACCTGTTTTGCTTGATCTCTAACTTGCGCATTGTTATTTgaattttgtttaaaatatttatcaGAACTCTCTTTCTTTTCCAAGTAATCGCATACGGCTGCAAAAACTTCAATACAGTCAATCAATCCTTTAGAAGGATCAAATCTGGACAcctgcaatatacagtatattctgtTTCATCTAGATCAATTGGTGTACATCCACTATCTAAACATGCTTTCTTGAATGTATCTTGATAATATAGACAGATTCGATCGGACATCTTTTTATTCAATCCGTCTAACAGATCTGTGCTGGGTGGTAAATAAGAAATGAGATGTTTTGGTATATTATTTGGCACGAATGTTTCTATTGGATGagctaaaaataaattaataattggaTGTTCTTCAGGATTTTCTTTCGTTTGATCGAAAAAATTATTCGAAATATAATCCCATGTGGTTTTTATCCTTGGTTCTTTCGGATAATGCTCACCACGGATTTGTATGTGTGAtctgtaaattatttttacttttttgttcagTTTTCTGATCAATGGTGCTAAACCGGAGGTTTGATGGTCATCTAATACTATTATATCACTTTCTTGAAAAACTGTATCGGACCAGAGGCGGTCACTGTTTTGTTTGATCCATTTCTCGTAGCTCTGTTTATCGTCTTCTGTCAAGTAATTGTCTTTATCAAACTGATCATTTTTTTCTCGATTTTTGTCGGTCTTTGTATCATTATGGATGATtatttgcaatattttcatCACAATTTCTAAACTCCGTTTGAAAATCACATTCTTGTAAGAAAACTGCttgtaaaatattatgaaactTCTTTTtagttatttcatatattttatttacagggATTGTAACGTACCAATTGACACGCATTCCTAACATACGATACATTCTAATATGTGCGTGTCTCATTAAAGCAACACCACCTCCTTGAGGAGTGGATGAAATAAATGATATTCTggtgtttttaaatgattttgatAATAGAATGAGGTCGTTGATAATATTTCCACATTCGTTTGTGTATTTGATCTTTTCGAAAGCAAAAGGATTTATACTtttgaaacaaacttttttttgattatttatttgaatgcaATTTGTATAACCTTGGCTGTCAAGTGCGTCTGATTGTTCACTGATAGGGCCTTTTTGATCAGGAAACCCGTCTGGTTTTTCAGACGGTCCTGTTTTTTCCGTTAATTCTGTCAATGTTGTATTCgaattattaaaattgtatcTCTGTGTTGTTCCTTTTTCACCTTGCTCGAGCAATGCCACACGATTTTATGACCATTTAAACCAAAAAGAGAGATGCAGTCACTATCAACACCTACACAATTGTATTTACCAATTGATAAACGAACAAGATTGTTATATCCTATCAGACGAGTCGCTCTTCTTGAAAAAGAATCACTTACAGATTCTATATCGTCTCTTGTTGTTTCAAAGAAACATGGAAAAGCATCTAAATGGTTCCatgtgaaaaataacaatttgttAACGAGTTGATATTTTAAAGCAGCAACTGGATAACCTATTGCAATAATCTTGAACTTATTCTTTTTTGTATAAATAtccatgaatgaaatgaatgcttCAAAGACATGCGCCAATGCCAAACTTAACATTCTATAAGAGGTGTCCTCATAATGTTCTATTTCATATTCTAAAAGATGTTCTGACATGCTCATGGATGAGCTACGTGTTGATGATGAGGAAAAAGAATCTTTTGCGTAAGAAACACGATCACATTTTCTACAAATTCGCCAGTCATCATGTCTTTGTTTGCTTAGGTTCATTGTTCGATGTAAATGATCGATTAGTGTCTTATAAACATTTACAGTATTACCGTCTGCATCTTTATTTAGTAAAGGACTGCTTTTATCAATCAGGTCCTTTATGTCATCTGTGTAAATTGTACTTTTATCTGCTGATTCTTTTAGAAATGTATTGATTTCTTCCTCTTCAACAAATTTCTCGTAAATATGTGGGCAAATAAGGCTTTCAGGTAAAATTATTTCACCAACAAGATTCAATGACCATCTTGCCATGTCATCAGCAGTTTCTCTATCCATAACAGACAaagcatgttttattttagACTGTCCTTTGCTAACTTTTATATTGAAAGACATGGCCTGGGTGTCAATGCAGAAATTGCCATCATTGACTGAGAAATGTGCATCTATCCGTGTTCTATCCTCAGAAATAATCAATGAACTTCCTATAAATGCACCTGTGAATTCTTCTTTCCCCATTTTTCCTATTGTTGATGTGCATTAAATGTTTACTTATTCTCGATATGAAACAATTTTTTTGATATGAGTTTCAGATCAATCAAAAATCACACATTTAAAAGTTTTTCACAATTGACTTTCTAAAATAGCTGCTATCGAAAATAAAGAATGTAAAACGTCGATAattgtttgatttatttaatgtaattaataatgatcactttttaacatgtttttttcaaaatctttGATCCGATCAATAAGTTCTTGACGATGTTCAGCCATTAATTTGTCGATATCGCGCAGAGAAATGTGGCGTCTTAATTTGATAATCAACTCGTCAAGATCGAGATTTTCCAAGCCTAATTTTTCAAGCCATTCGTTCAAACATTCTAATTTTATCAAAATTTCGGGACTTTGCTCGAATTCTAATGCTTGAGGTAGCAATAATTGATAATAAAATGCGATCCATTGTCAATCACGAAAAGATCATTCATATTCAGTGTGATGAATATGTCGTGTTCAACAAGAAGGTTGATCATACTGAAAATTTGCAagataaaatatgacaaaacagCATCAGAGGAATACACAAAATTTGACCACAGATTTGACTCtttgggaaaataataatatgttttatcAAAGAGTCTCGTTTCTATAGGTTTGAGCAGAAAAAAGTCTAATACATCATTCTTTGGTGTGAAAGATTCGGGTATTTTCTcgttaaattgaaaaaaatcatatgtttgtgtattttgtgcaaCAAACGTGTCTGGTTTGATTTCagttatttgatattttgttccATCAAGGGTAAAGGTGGCTTTAAGTTCGTATTTGGCCTGTGCTTTCTCAGGATGCATAGTGAgaactgtattttcttttgcGAAATGCTCGATTACAACAGTTTGAGCAGCCAATTCTATGTTTCTGTCTATTTGCTGTTCATTAAATTCGCTTGGAGTGACCTTATCAGTTTGAAGAATATTTTGCTGTTCATTCAAATCGATTTGAGTTTTTTTATCGATCTCaatgtttttttgcctttcaTAAAATTCGCTTTGAGTGGCTGTATGAGTTTTTTCGATATTTTCATGCTCATTGAAAGCGCTTTGAGAATAAGAATCTGCCTCGATGTCTATTTGCTGGTCATTAAATACTTTTTGAATGATTTTATCAGTTTCAACGACCTTTTGCtctttatttgatttgttttgagAAACCACATCGTTTTCGTCATCTATCTTCTGTTTATTCACTTCGATTTGGGGAACTAAATTTATATTTACGTCTTTTTGCagctcattttctttttctatcCGAACAAATGAAATATCAGATGCAACATGTTCATTTTCTATTATTGGAATGTCTGGCAAATCTTCACACATTTCATTCAGTCTTTGAGGTGTTTGAGCAGCTTTGATTGGCTCACTCTGTTTATCATTAGGAGACATTTGCAGATGAATTGTCTTTTCAGTTATTTCAGCAGCTTTATGAAGTTtgtaaaaatctatattttcgGTTTTCTCCTGTAATTCTTcatttttgaattgtttttggCTTGTATTTGGAAAAGAATGGCTTTCTGAGTCTACATTTGAATCTTCGTGtgaattttgttcattttgtttcatattttgaTCTTGAGTGTGTTCACTTGCATTGATAtcctgattttctttattgaaTCCAATGTTTTCAGTTTCAGCAATATGTTGTCTTTTAACAATTTCAAGCCCTCTAGAATCTTCACTATTTTTATTGACTTGTTCATTAGATGCTATTTCCTGTGCAACTGAAACATGATTGTCATTTGCATTCGATCGAAGAGGAGCAACCATTTCTTCTATCTGTATGAAATTTGTGCTTTTAACAACATCATGAGAGATTGACATAAAGTTCAGGTCTTTTTCGATCCAAATATGTGTGTTAtggattttgttttattttgttcaacgcttaaatcactttttaattCATTAACAGAGCTTTTTATTGAATTTGAATCCTTTTCAGGAAATTTATTTGACTTACTTGTTCTGGTTTCAATTTTGTGCATAGAGCTGTCTTTTTCAGGTGGTAATGAACTTTCGGTAACTTTATCTTTAGTTGATTCATTTTCCATAAAAAAGTTCTGTGCACGCGATTCCAGCAAacttttgtcatcattttttgtataatttgctttatttttagtGGCTTGAGGCTGTTTATAGAATATTTTGCCAAACACAACAAAGTTTGGTGGCAAAATGTCTTTTAGACCATGAATATGCTGGGTTTTCTCTATTTTATCTAAAATTGCCAAATATTCTACCTCTTCTAATCCAATAGTATCAACCAGGTCTATAAATTGTCCATCTCGTAACATACTCTCAATTTTTGATTTGCAATCAACAAGTTTTTCAAAACCTACAACGTTTTTCGTATTCCATATTTTAATATCTCCAGTGAGACACCAATTTTCGCtcttaaaatgaaatatttaaccAAAACCACATACATCCAATAATGAAGTGTTCCAATATCATAATAAACCATaaagaaaatgacatttatatcTTTCTTTGATTTATATGTACTacttaaaagaaatatataacTTGTGTTGTTTCTATTTTCGGGCGTATTCAGTTTAAAAACTTGTTCAGAGACAGTTTCGTATGGCAAATTGAACATGAAAGGGGGCAAAATGCCCTTCGTTAGTGCATTTTGATCAAAAAGGCAACAAAAAGATCAATTTTGCTCATTTAACAgattgttgaaaaataaaaaatgtgcataattCTAAAAATGTACTGCAATTTATTCAGATTGGCTTTGTTCAGGATTTAATCCGGTCCAAACAAATCCTTTCGGttcttctggtgtttttttcttcttttttgtttcGTCTTGGCTCgattttttctctttctgagtTCCTTTATTTTCTGAATTTGATTTTTCGTTTTGAACAGCTGCTGATTTCTTTACTGTTTCTGGTCCGGATTTTTTCTCTGGTTTATCATCttttttctcaccttctttgctTTTTCCGTCTTCTTTTTCACCGTCTCTGCCTTTATCTTTTGAATCACCGCCTTTACCAGATTTCACTTTTTCACCAAGCAATTTATAAATCGCCTCAATGTCTTTCTCAATTTGATCAATTCTACCTGACATGGTTTTTGGTTTTGCACCAGATTTGTTTCCACCCGTCATGAAAGCTGGTAATTCatatttagtaaaataaaaagatgcCATTATTGCAAAAATTATAATTAGAATGAGCGATCGATCgaactttgccatttttatttacaaacaaataaatttgataaaaatatgaaaaaaataacattcaaatGAAAGTTTCATTATAAAATTCGTAATTTTAGAAACTCGGTATTCCAGGAACACCTGACATCATACTAGACGATTTTGGCTTGGAGCTTTTATGATCAGAACTAGCAGGTTTTACACCACCATCTATAcctaatattttcttgaaaactGCTATTTGCTGCTCTGCTTTTGCCACTCTTGCATCTAAAGGAGGTTTGACCGTTTTCTTCGGACCGCCTGTAAAGAAATTCAGAAGtccaaaataatgtaaataacaaCAGGCGGTAATCGATGCTAATAGTACAATGAAAACAGATCGATCGAACAGCTTTGccatttgttttcaaaatatttccaaaaaaaacaaatcgatgattcaaaaataattttttttcatcaaaaaaatcaAGGCGGATTTTGGAATTTTAGTcaactttaaaatattttattaataaagaaatattttctAATCAAATATCATAATGAAAACAGATTCTTTCATTTTGAGAAACCTGAGCAAAAAGGAAGCCCTTCAAAATGAGATTTTTTCAAACGAATATAACATCCACAACGTTAACAGAAGACGATACAACCACGTCACATGTTGTTATTGACGCTTTAGACGATGAAAATTCAAAATATCAGTTGATTGTAACCGATTATTTGCCATACATATATGTGGAAGTGAAAAATACACCACTAGAAATCGTTAATTTCCTTGAGGCAAGGAATGTCACAGTTGAAAAATACACTCAAAgtgaaaaaatgaacatttttggttatcAGGAAACAAATTTGAAATTAGTCAAGTGTTTTTTCAGTTCAGTTACTCATTTGAATTCTGCAAAAAAGGCTTTAGAAAACTCTTACACTGTTTATAACAGAAATATCCCCTTTATGGTCCAATTTATGGTGGATCTCGGTTTAAAAGGAATGACTTACATAGATGTAAAGAAGACGAGTGATACATtcgagaaaaaacaaaaagacaccAAGGCAGGCGTTAATTTTTCTTCAGCTGCCTCAGAGACGGATAAAGAAGATTCTGATGGTAAAAATAGTGAAATATCATCACCATTGGCAGGAACACCGATCGGTCTAAAGAAATACATCTCattcaaaaacatttcaacagTTGATGACAAAAGCTTGCCATCATTCAAGGTACTTTCCTTCGATATTGAAACGAAAAATCGAGAAAACAAATTTCCTGATGCCGCATTTGATCCGATAATTCAAATAGGTAACACGATAAAAATAGAAGATAcgaaaatacaaattattttttgtgtcggTGAAACAGCCTCAATTGACAATGCAGAAGTAAGATGGTTtaagacagaaaaagaaatgttaCAGGCTTGgttcaaatatattttcattttagatTACGATATAATTATAGGATACAACATCAATTTTTCGATTTTCCATATGTAATGCAAAGAGCGAAACAGTTTGGGCTCGGTCTGTGTCTTTGTAGACAATATCTTGAAAGAACGAAAGATGCAAAACTGTTCAATAAAATCATTTCAGAGATACAAACTGTTAAGCAAACATCTCAATTTTCTCTGATGAGCCAAACagcaattacaattacaatttcaGAAATAgagaaaatacatcaaaatgaaAAGGATTTTCATTTCTTGTATCATTCAATTGAGGATCAGTTGAAAACGTGTAAAAATTGTAGCACATTgcaaaaagatgaaaatattgaatttacatCAAGATTGACCATCGATATGCTGCCAGTGATAAAGAAAAGCCATTCTTTGAGAAGTTACACTTGAAATAACGTTTCTCAGCAAATATTAAACAATCAGAAGGAGGACATACCATATTATTTGATGAACTCTCTTTTCGAGGGAAATGAGAAAACTCGTAGACGTATTGCAGTTAATTGTCTGAAAGACACAATGCTGCCACTTCTCATCTTTGAAAAATTGGTCGTTCTTTTCACGGGTACAGAAATGGCACGTGTGCTGGGCGTACCGATCAATTGGCACTTCAATAGAGGAATCTctataaaaatgtttacattgatATTGAGACAGGCTAAGACCCATAATTACGTCATTCCAATAGTAAGAAGTGATTCAGAGGGATATACAGGTGCAGTCGTCATCGATCCAGAGAGAGGATATTACGATGAACCAATAGCAGTACTTGATTTTGCAAGTCTTTATCCAAGTATCATTATAGCACATCATTTGTGTTACACTACGCTTGTTCTTAACAAGGATAAAAACAAATTCACAGAAGAAGAGGCGTCCAAAACACCGGTTGGCACGATGTTCAtcaagaaaagtaaaaaagacGGTTTATTACCAATAATCTTACAATCTttattaaagaaaagaaaagaagtaaAGAAAAAGATGACAGAGGAAAAAGATCCATTACAAAAATCACTTATGAATGCCAGACAAAACGCATTTAAAATAGCAGCGAACTCTCTTTACGGTTTTACCGGTTCATCAATCAGTAAATTGCCATGTTTAGACATAGGACAAACAATCACAGGTTATGGTAGAGAAATGATAGTTCTCACAAAAAACTATATAGAATCTAATTTCAATCCTGAAAAGGGGCACAATTTTACAGCAAAGGTGATTTACGGTGACACAGATTCTGTCATGATAAAATTTTTAGGAGAAAATATCAACTCTGATTTTGTTTTTGATATAGCAGGTGAAATGGCAAAAGGAGCATCCAGTATCTTTTTAGATCCTATAAAATTAGAATTTGAAAAGATCTATTATCCTTATCTGttaatgaacaaaaaaagataTGCAGGTGTTATAGAAACAAGAGAATTCGTGCCTGCACCAGTTCAAGAAAAAGAATTGAAAGATTCAAACAATAATGATGCAAAACGTGCCAAAAATATGATCACCGTGACGAAAAGACGAATCGACACGAAGGGAATGGAAACTGTTCGAAGAGACAATTGCCAATTGGTAAAACATTTAATAGAAGAATCATTAGACCTTCTTTTAATGAAACGAGATCCTGAAAAGGCAAAGAAGTTGGTGAAAGACACCATTC is a window encoding:
- the LOC131119375 gene encoding DNA polymerase delta catalytic subunit-like → MRFFQTNITSTTLTEDDTTTSHVVIDALDDENSKYQLIVTDYLPYIYVEVKNTPLEIVNFLEARNVTVEKYTQSEKMNIFGYQETNLKLVKCFFSSVTHLNSAKKALENSYTVYNRNIPFMVQFMVDLGLKGMTYIDVKKTSDTFEKKQKDTKAGVNFSSAASETDKEDSDGKNSEISSPLAGTPIGLKKYISFKNISTVDDKSLPSFKVLSFDIETKNRENKFPDAAFDPIIQIGNTIKIEDTKIQIIFCVGETASIDNAEVRWFKTEKEMLQAWFKYIFILDYDIIIGYNINFSIFHM
- the LOC131119374 gene encoding uncharacterized protein LOC131119374 encodes the protein MTEEKDPLQKSLMNARQNAFKIAANSLYGFTGSSISKLPCLDIGQTITGYGREMIVLTKNYIESNFNPEKGHNFTAKVIYGDTDSVMIKFLGENINSDFVFDIAGEMAKGASSIFLDPIKLEFEKIYYPYLLMNKKRYAGVIETREFVPAPVQEKELKDSNNNDAKRAKNMITVTKRRIDTKGMETVRRDNCQLVKHLIEESLDLLLMKRDPEKAKKLVKDTIRDLYLDKIDMSMLVISKTISKKSYSAKQAHVELAEKMQKRDNIVAEIGDRIAFVIIDKGPKVNAYEKSEDPSYALQHNLALDIKYYIEQQISNPVQRLFEPLMDNVNELFQGEHTKTRVKSGQMAGPMAKFVQKSETCISCKTRGSILCKACEPNFSFRRFKKNRRDFQ